The Equus asinus isolate D_3611 breed Donkey chromosome 4, EquAss-T2T_v2, whole genome shotgun sequence genome has a segment encoding these proteins:
- the LOC139045090 gene encoding 5-hydroxytryptamine receptor 5B-like isoform X1 — MEAANLSAAATGVALPSGPEASNSSPSPGAVVRSTPGGAALPGREPPFSVFTVLVVTLLVLLIAATFLWNLLVLVTILRVRAFHRVPHNLVASMAVSDVLVSALVMPLSLVSELSAGRRWWLGRSLCHVWISFDVLCCTASIWNVAAVALDRYWTITRRLQYPLRTRRRASALMIALTWALSALIALAPLLFGWGEAYDAQLQRCQVKEAPHEAEMVFKARRPTLTFQESGDSWRERKEKRAAMMVGILMGVFVLCWSPFFLTELISPLCTCSLPPIWKSISLWLGYSNSFFNPLIYTAFNKNYSNAFKSLFTKRR; from the exons ATGGAAGCAGCGAACCTCTCGGCGGCCGCCACTGGCGTCGCCCTTCCCTCGGGACCCGAGGCCTCTAACAGCAGCCCAAGCCCCGGCGCGGTCGTCAGGTCGACCCCAGGCGGCGCCGCCCTGCCCGGCCGAGAGCCGCCCTTCTCAGTCTTCACGGTGCTGGTGGTGACGCTGCTGGTGCTGCTGATCGCGGCCACTTTCCTGTGGAACCTGCTGGTTCTGGTCACCATCCTGCGCGTCCGCGCCTTCCATCGTGTGCCACATAACTTGGTGGCCTCGATGGCCGTGTCAGACGTGCTAGTGTCAGCGCTAGTGATGCCACTGAGCCTGGTGAGCGAGCTGTCGGCTGGACGACGTTGGTGGCTGGGCAGGAGCCTGTGCCACGTGTGGATCTCCTTCGACGTGCTGTGCTGCACCGCCAGCATCTGGAACGTGGCGGCCGTCGCCCTGGACCGCTACTGGACCATCACGCGGCGCCTGCAGTACCCGCTGCGCACCCGCCGCCGCGCCTCCGCGCTCATGATCGCGCTCACCTGGGCGCTCTCGGCGCTCATCGCCCTCGCGCCGCTGCTGTTTGGCTGGGGTGAGGCGTACGACGCTCAGCTCCAGCGCTGCCAG GTGAAGGAGGCACCTCACGAGGCTGAGATGGTGTTCAAGGCGCGTCGCCCGACACTGACCTTTCAGGAAAGTGGAGACTCGTGGCGGGAGCGGAAGGAGAAGCGGGCGGCCATGATGGTGGGCATCCTCATGGGCGTGTTTGTGCTGTGCTGGAGCCCCTTCTTCCTCACAGAGCTCATCAGCCCCCTCTGCACCTGCAGCCTGCCCCCCATCTGGAAAAGCATCTCCCTGTGGCTGGGCTACTCCAATTCTTTCTTCAACCCCCTGATTTACACAGCATTTAACAAGAACTACAGCAACGCCTTCAAGAGCCTCTTCACCAAGCGGAGATGA
- the LOC139045090 gene encoding 5-hydroxytryptamine receptor 5B-like isoform X2, protein MEAANLSAAATGVALPSGPEASNSSPSPGAVVRSTPGGAALPGREPPFSVFTVLVVTLLVLLIAATFLWNLLVLVTILRVRAFHRVPHNLVASMAVSDVLVSALVMPLSLVSELSAGRRWWLGRSLCHVWISFDVLCCTASIWNVAAVALDRYWTITRRLQYPLRTRRRASALMIALTWALSALIALAPLLFGWGEAYDAQLQRCQVKEAPHEAEMVFKARRPTLTFQESGDSWRERKEKRAAMMHERCAPGVADPLALFQLDSRQEP, encoded by the exons ATGGAAGCAGCGAACCTCTCGGCGGCCGCCACTGGCGTCGCCCTTCCCTCGGGACCCGAGGCCTCTAACAGCAGCCCAAGCCCCGGCGCGGTCGTCAGGTCGACCCCAGGCGGCGCCGCCCTGCCCGGCCGAGAGCCGCCCTTCTCAGTCTTCACGGTGCTGGTGGTGACGCTGCTGGTGCTGCTGATCGCGGCCACTTTCCTGTGGAACCTGCTGGTTCTGGTCACCATCCTGCGCGTCCGCGCCTTCCATCGTGTGCCACATAACTTGGTGGCCTCGATGGCCGTGTCAGACGTGCTAGTGTCAGCGCTAGTGATGCCACTGAGCCTGGTGAGCGAGCTGTCGGCTGGACGACGTTGGTGGCTGGGCAGGAGCCTGTGCCACGTGTGGATCTCCTTCGACGTGCTGTGCTGCACCGCCAGCATCTGGAACGTGGCGGCCGTCGCCCTGGACCGCTACTGGACCATCACGCGGCGCCTGCAGTACCCGCTGCGCACCCGCCGCCGCGCCTCCGCGCTCATGATCGCGCTCACCTGGGCGCTCTCGGCGCTCATCGCCCTCGCGCCGCTGCTGTTTGGCTGGGGTGAGGCGTACGACGCTCAGCTCCAGCGCTGCCAG GTGAAGGAGGCACCTCACGAGGCTGAGATGGTGTTCAAGGCGCGTCGCCCGACACTGACCTTTCAGGAAAGTGGAGACTCGTGGCGGGAGCGGAAGGAGAAGCGGGCGGCCATGATG CACGAGAGATGCGCACCTGGAGTAGCGGATCCGCTTGCATTGTTCCAGTTGGATTCCAGGCAGGAGCCTTAG